A window of Argopecten irradians isolate NY chromosome 1, Ai_NY, whole genome shotgun sequence contains these coding sequences:
- the LOC138317821 gene encoding centrosomal protein 15-like yields MKRPSDPRYDAAETYDDKLAKWTRTELQLSRLHEEILTQREALMNYSFSYTKSQDSRTLQEAAERERARLRNEQFLQNIADTEEMLGAEAAIPPSPRLTTLQTNYWAMVRSMVPLYEKSLEHQNRKSDSHRSSSSTVQQPSSSLKGKSSKQSKKKTKKA; encoded by the exons ATGAAACGGCCATCAGATCCAAGATATGATGCGGCGGAAACGTACGATGATAAACTCGCAAAATGGACACGAACCGAACTTCAGCTCAGTCGACTTCACGAGGAGAT ATTAACCCAAAGAGAGGCTCTGATGAACTACAGCTTTTCTTACACCAAAAGTCAGGACAGCCGAACACTTCAAGAAGCAGCAGAACGGGAACGAGCACGTTTACGGAATGAGcaatttctgcag AATATCGCTGACACTGAAGAAATGTTGGGGGCAGAGGCGGCTATTCCCCCTAGCCCAAGACTGACTACACTGCAG ACAAACTATTGGGCAATGGTACGCAGCATGGTTCCTCTGTATGAGAAGAGCTTAGAACATCAGAATAGAAAGTCTGACAGTCATCGTAGCAGTTCGTCAACAGTACAACAGCCAAGCTCAAGTTTAAAAGGAAAGTCATCTAAACAAAGCAAGAAAAAGACCAAGAAAGCATAA